The Arachis duranensis cultivar V14167 chromosome 2, aradu.V14167.gnm2.J7QH, whole genome shotgun sequence genome has a window encoding:
- the LOC107475614 gene encoding 7-deoxyloganetin glucosyltransferase-like, whose protein sequence is MFLFSVEGLCSFRKLIASLVSPNHDDVPPVTCIVSDGAMWFTLKVAQEFHIPHFVFFTPSACGMLGYINFEEIRKRGYFPLKDEKNLLDGYLDTEVDWISAMKGARLKDLPTFLRTTNPSDVMFNYNIVKVNTAMHAKGVILNTFEDLESEVLDAIRAKYSNVYSIGPLSMLFKQLSNSNTQLESIDLNLWKEDNKCLEWLDKRDRGSVVYVNFGSLVIMTPKQLSEFAWGLVNSKYHFLWVIRPNLVHDNNNNGDGKLSDEYVNVIERCERELVLGWCQQEKVLCHASIGGFLTHCGWNSTLESICEGVPMACWPFFAEQQTNSFYACKKWGIGMEIECDVKREQVEGLVRELMEGQKGKEIKVYKLEGLI, encoded by the exons ATGTTCTTATTCTCTGTTGAAGGCTTGTGTTCTTTCAGAAAACTCATTGCAAGCCTTGTTTCTCCAAACCATGATGATGTGCCTCCTGTTACTTGCATAGTTTCTGATGGTGCTATGTGGTTCACTTTGAAAGTTGCTCAAGAGTTCCACATCCCtcactttgtgtttttcactccCAGTGCCTGTGGCATGCTGGGATACATTAACTTTGAAGAGATTCGAAAAAGAGGTTATTTCCCATTGAAAG ATGAGAAGAATCTGCTTGATGGATATCTTGATACTGAAGTTGATTGGATTTCAGCAATGAAAGGAGCAAGACTAAAAGACCTTCCCACATTTCTTAGGACTACTAATCCTTCTGATGTAATGTTCAATTACAACATAGTAAAAGTGAACACTGCTATGCATGCCAAAGGGGTTATCCTTAACACCTTTGAAGACTTAGAATCAGAGGTTTTGGATGCCATCAGAGCCAAATACTCCAATGTCTACTCCATTGGTCCATTATCAATGCTATTCAAACAGCTCTCAAACTCAAATACTCAATTGGAGTCGATTGATCTGAATCTGTGGAAGGAAGACAACAAATGCTTGGAATGGTTGGATAAAAGAGACAGAGGTTCTGTTGTGTATGTGAACTTTGGTAGCTTAGTGATTATGACACCAAAGCAACTAAGTGAATTTGCTTGGGGTTTGGTTAATAGCAAGTACCATTTCTTGTGGGTCATAAGGCCTAATCTTGTgcatgataataataataatggtgatGGAAAATTAAGTGATGAATATGTGAATGTGATTGAAAGATGTGAGAGGGAATTGGTATTGGGGTGGTGCCAACAAGAGAAAGTTCTGTGTCATGCATCAATTGGCGGATTTCTAACACATTGTGGGTGGAACTCAACATTGGAGAGCATATGTGAGGGAGTTCCAATGGCATGTTGGCCTTTCTTTGCAGAACAACAAACAAACAGCTTCTATGCATGCAAGAAATGGGGGATTGGGATGGAGATTGAGTGTGATGTTAAGAGAGAGCAGGTTGAGGGGCTTGTGAGGGAACTCATGGAGGGGcaaaaagggaaagaaattaAGGTTTATAAACTCGAAGGACTAATTTGA
- the LOC107475454 gene encoding probable inactive receptor kinase At3g08680, producing MKDKAMMFRQTLAHLRTTLTAIAPVVKEIENHNNELGRPKEELESLMREMEQGTKLVYKCSKIRKLNFIARIRYQEQLVALVESLVKFFMIDLQAQTARDLKETLLEVRKISSEVSKLSSASHLRCSSSGRVSLSADLGHLEIHETSSPYLGSNALLNRQSESIFNTNIKPESSSPTDSVTITFPDFQGSSSNFHIDELLGASAEVLGMTSYGTFAYKAILEDGTTLVVKRLRNVVVGKSEFDRQLLILQKLSRHPNIMPLLAGYYSKDEKLLIYDYIASWNLSDLLHEKRKNGMPLLDWDLKLKILLGVAKGVAHIHSSTEGEFVHGNISTSNILVTADIKGCISYFGLHSIFSGKSSNLFTRNKGYYAPEVIRTGILTQKSDVYGFGVVLFEILTGKLSSGYNNNDLHISFNNSIRDDMHGGMLKRMMILSEACMAISPELRPSMDEVVKKLEVVQVVVSCIVYGLKPFPY from the exons ATGAAAGACAAGGCCATGATGTTCAGACAAACCTTAGCGCACCTGAGAACAACGTTAACAGCAATCGCTCCTGTGGTCAAAGAGATAGAGAACCACAACAATGAATTGGGTCGTCCAAAGGAAGAGCTTGAATCCCTCATGAGAGAAATGGAACAAGGCACCAAGCTCGTCTATAAGTGTTCCAAGATCCGCAAGTTGAATTTCATCGCCAGGATCCGGTACCAAGAACAGCTGGTGGCGTTGGTAGAATCTTTGGTCAAGTTCTTCATGATTGACTTGCAGGCTCAGACAGCCAGAGATTTGAAGGAGACTCTGCTTGAGGTCAGGAAAATAAGCAGTGAAGTGAGTAAATTATCCTCTGCATCACATTTGCGGTGCTCTTCTTCTGGTCGCGTCTCTTTATCCGCTGATTTGGGCCATTTAGAGATACACGAAACAAGTTCGCCGTATTTGGGATCtaatgctttgttgaatcgccAGAGCGAATCCATTTTCAACACAAACATCAAACCCGAGTCAAGTAGTCCAACTGACTCTGTTACGATAACGTTCCCCGATTTCCAAGGGTCTTCTAGTAATTTCCATATTGATGAGTTGTTAGGTGCTTCGGCTGAGGTTCTTGGGATGACGAGTTATGGAACGTTTGCTTACAAAGCAATATTGGAGGATGGGACGACGCTGGTTGTGAAGAGGCTGAGAAATGTGGTGGTGGGGAAGAGTGAGTTTGATCGGCAGTTGCTGATTTTGCAAAAGCTTTCTAGGCACCCGAATATTATGCCCCTTCTTGCTGGCTATTATTCCAAGGATGAGAAGTTGCTCATTTACGACTACATAGCCAGCTGGAACCTTTCCGATCTGTTGCATG AGAAAAGGAAGAATGGAATGCCACTACTAGATTGGGATTTGAAACTGAAGATTTTACTTGGAGTTGCAAAGGGTGTTGCTCATATCCACTCATCAACTGAAGGAGAATTTGTTCATGGCAACATTAGCACATCCAATATACTTGTCACAGCAGATATTAAAGGTTGCATATCGTATTTTGGTTTGCATTCTATATTCAGTGGCAAATCAAGCAACCTTTTTACACGAAATAAAGGGTATTACGCGCCGGAGGTTATTCGAACTGGAATTCTGACTCAAAAATCTGATGTGTACGGATTTGGTGTTGTTCTTTTTGAGATATTAACTGGAAAATTGTCATCTGGGTATAATAATAATGATCTTCATATCTCATTTAACAATTCGATTCGCGATGACATGCATGGTGGAATGCTAAAGAGGATGATGATACTATCAGAGGCATGCATGGCAATATCACCTGAATTGAGACCTTCCATGGATGAGGTTGTTAAGAAACTGGAAGTAGTCCAAGTTGTTGTGTCATGTATTGTGTATGGTTTGAAGCCTTTTCCATATTGA
- the LOC107475615 gene encoding probable LRR receptor-like serine/threonine-protein kinase At5g63710, producing MTLVFSIDILSFLNLASKGFSGTLSPSIAKLKYLVSLELQDNNLAGPLPDYIANLTIIEYLILADNNFSGSVPATWGRLVDLFVRDLTALFMHLFSVMNCFEFACDL from the exons ATGACGCTCGTGTTCTCCATCGACATTCTATCCTTTCT GAACTTGGCATCAAAAGGATTTTCCGGAACACTTTCTCCCTCAATTGCCAAATTGAAATACTTGGTTAGCTT GGAGTTGCAGGACAACAATCTTGCAGGCCCTTTACCTGACTACATCGCCAACTTAACGATCATTGAATATCTTATTCTTGCTGACAATAATTTCAGTGGTTCTGTCCCGGCTACTTGGGGCCGACTTGTTGACTTGTTTGTAAGAGATCTTACTGCACTTTTCATGCATTTGTTTTCTGTCATGAATTGTTTCGAATTTGCTTGTGATTTATGA